A DNA window from Corvus cornix cornix isolate S_Up_H32 chromosome 13, ASM73873v5, whole genome shotgun sequence contains the following coding sequences:
- the LOC104693509 gene encoding LOW QUALITY PROTEIN: protocadherin beta-16-like (The sequence of the model RefSeq protein was modified relative to this genomic sequence to represent the inferred CDS: inserted 4 bases in 4 codons; deleted 4 bases in 3 codons), which translates to MLGVAEDGGWLFWRVMACGRQSRDSKRQVILFILCVCVCQSRAETLRYSLPEEMGRDSFVADIAKDLGVPLSQLAARKARVVSEGNEQLFLLSQNTGVLTAKESLDREEICPQSDTCTLVFKIFFENPLQLIRGEVEIRDVNDNSPVFPEKEMVLKILETASPGSRFPLESAXDKDVGTNGLQNYSLGPNXHFSLAIWNREKDGVKYVELVLQRQLDREEQGELNYSLTAIDGGSPPRSGTAQVRIVVVDANDQRPSSNGEVYEVSLAENSPLEQLVVRVAAADPDEGXNGKVRYAFTQTSERSRQLFQLNPATGEIRVAGNLDFEEMKTHKMVVKATDGGXLSAHCKVQVEVLDVNDNAPEIALTSLTASIPEDAPPRTVVALFSVRDQDSGDNGRTECSIDGDLPFSVTPTFDNYYELRTNAALDRERTAEYNITITATDWGKTRLSSRESIFVQISDVNDNPPEFTQEVYTMSVTENNSPMLRIGSMKATDADAGKNARVNYALVRQEGKEQPEVSVNPENGDVYILRPLDYEKVRTFEVTVRAADGGSPPLSAQAVLRVVVRDENDNAPVLLHPAPDSSAAGELVPRWAPSGYLVAKVVAVDADAGQNAWLSYELAKATEPGLFRVGLHSGEVRTARAVTERDAARQRLIVLVRDRGQPPRSATATLAVALVDGFSEAHLRVSEEAPAADPDEPLTLYLIASLTCVSALFLATAVAAVVVKVRRARRSETETLPTFPTTATESNAGSLPRSYVYDVCFAAGTVNSEFRFLRPLFPCFPAGLPPGPGEQRSSVCSQDVASLGGEGDWNAQGSAPLSEDMGPRAADAVCPANRELELNVSSHQNPWLAHQ; encoded by the exons ATGCTGGGAGTTGCGGAGGACGGTGGATGGCTTTTTTGGAGAGTGATGGCGTGTGGGAGacagagcagagacagcaaGAGGCAAGTGATCCTGTTTATTCTGTGCGTTTGCGtgtgtcagagcagggctgaaaCCCTCCGCTACTCTCTGCCGGAGGAAATGGGGAGGGACTCCTTTGTCGCCGATATTGCCaaggacctgggggtccctCTGAGCCAGCTTGCAGCTCGCAAGGCCCGCGTTGTATCCGAGGGGAACGAGCAGCTTTTCCTACTCAGTCAAAACACCGGAGTCCTGACGGCAAAGGAATCGCTGGACCGAGAGGAGATCTGTCCGCAGAGCGATACCTGCACACTTGTCTTTAAGATATTCTTTGAAAATCCATTGCAGCTTATCCGAGGGGAGGTGGAAATTCGTGACGTAAACGACAATTCGCCCGTGTTCCCGGAGAAGGAgatggttttaaaaattctagAAACAGCATCTCCTGGGTCCCGTTTCCCCCTGGAGAGCG CAGACAAGGACGTGGGCACTAACGGTTTGCAGAACTACAGCCTCGGGCCCA CTCATTTCTCCCTCGCTATCTGGAACAGGGAAAAGGACGGAGTAAAATACGTGGAACTTGTCCTACAGCGCCAGCTGGATCGTGAAGAACAGGGAGAGCTGAAT TATTCCCTCACCGCCATCGACGGGGGGTCCCCACCCAGGTCGGGCACGGCTCAGGTCCGGATCGTGGTGGTGGATGCCAATGACCAACGTCCC TCTTCGAACGGGGAGGTCTACGAGGTGAGCCTGGCTGAGAACAGCCCCCTGGAACAGCTGGTGGTCAGAGTCGCTGCCGCAGATCCCGATGAAG CCAACGGGAAAGTGCGGTATGCGTTTACCCAGACATCGGAGCGATCCCGGCAACTCTTCCAGCTGAACCCGGCCACCGGTGAAATACGAGTCGCGGGCAACCTGGATTTTGAGGAAATGAAAACCCACAAGATGGTGGTGAAAGCCACGGACGGCG GATTGTCAGCGCATTGCAAAGTGCAGGTGGAGGTCCTGGACGTGAATGACAACGCCCCGGAGATAGCGCTCACCTCCCTC ACCGCCTCCATTCCCGAGGACGCCCCGCCACGCACCGTGGTGGCTCTGTTCAGTGTGCGGGACCAGGACTCCGGGGACAACGGCAGAACGGAGTGTTCCATCGACGGCGACTTACCATTCAGTGTCACCCCCACTTTTGATAATTACTACGAACTGAGAACAAACGCGGCTCTGGACAGGGAGAGGACAGCGGAGTATAACATCACCATCACAGCCACGGACTGGGGCAAGACGCGGCTGAGCTCTCGGGAAAGCATCTTCGTGCAGATATCGGATGTGAACGACAATCCCCCAGAGTTCACCCAGGAGGTTTACACCATGTCGGTCACGGAGAACAACAGCCCCATGCTCCGGATCGGCAGCATGAAGGCCACGGACGCCGACGCAGGAAAAAATGCGCGTGTGAACTACGCACTGGTGCGGCAGGAGGGCAAAGAGCAGCCCGAAGTGTCAGTCAACCCTGAAAATGGGGATGTTTATATCCTCCGCCCGCTGGACTACGAGAAGGTGCGCACCTTCGAGGTGACAGTGCGCGCAGCCGACGGCGGCTCGCCGCCGCTCAGCGCCCAGGCCGTGCTACGCGTAGTCGTGCGGGACGAGAACGATAACGCGCCCGTGCTGCTGCACCCGGCCCCCGACAGCAGCGCGGCCGGAGAGCTGGTGCCGCGCTGGGCGCCCTCCGGCTACCTGGTGGCCAAGGTGGTGGCGGTGGACGCGGACGCGGGGCAGAACGCGTGGCTGTCCTACGAGCTGGCCAAGGCGACGGAGCCGGGGCTGTTCCGCGTGGGGCTGCACAGCGGCGAGGTGCGCACGGCGCGGGCCGTGACAGAGAGGGACGCGGCCCGGCAGAGGCTCATTGTGCTGGTGCGGGACCGCGGGCAGCCGCCGCGCTCCGCCACTGCCACCCTCGCCGTCGCACTGGTGGACGGCTTCTCCGAAGCCCATTTACGAGTGAGCGAGGAGGCACCGGCCGCCGACCCCGACGAGCCGCTTACTCTTTACCTTATCGCCTCCCTCACCTGCGTGTCGGCGCTGTTCCTCGCCACCGCGGTGGCCGCCGTGGTAGTGAAGGTGCGGCGGGCCAGGCGGAGCGAGACGGAAACCTTGCCCACGTTCCCGACGACGGCCACGGAGAGCAACGCGGGCTCCCTGCCCCGCAGCTACGTGTACGACGTCTGCTTCGCCGCCGGGACTGTCAACAGCGAGTTCCGTTTCCTCAGGCCGCTCTTCCCCTGCTTCCCCGCCGGGCTGCCCCCCGGCCCGGGCGAGCAGCGGAGCTCGGTGTGCTCGCAGGATGTGGCCAGCCTCGGGGGTGAAGGCGACTGGAATGCACAG GGCAGTGCTCCCCTCTCTGAAGACATggggcccagagctgcagatGCAGTTTGCCCTGCAAACAGAGAGCTGGAGCTAAATGTCAGTTCCCATCAAAACCCTTGGCTCGCCCATCAATAA
- the LOC120410748 gene encoding protocadherin beta-16-like, whose translation MKLMKSEEPLPGRAVALILLLCVPGMRAEPARYSVPEEAEKGSFVANIAKDLGLTGEELLARQARLVPEGEKQYLQLNQHTGDLVVREQMDREELCGQSEPCLVRFEVLLESPLQSFRAEVRLTDINDHAPVFLNKEIVLKIPESTMPGTRFLLESAHDPDVGNNSLQHYSISSNEYFLVYTRRRSDGRRYAELVLDRALDREQQAELAFSITAVDGGTPPRSGTALIRVVVLDINDNIPVFTQSLYKVSIMENSLQDAIVVVVSASDLDSGTNGEIVYSIVQNSEENFETFKINPETGQIRLKKPLDYEETKLYEVDVQATDGGGLSTHCKVEVQVKDVNDNAPEVIITSFTSTLSEAAPLNTVVALFNVRDRDSGDNGRTTCELTGEQPFRITLLAADAYALVTSETLDREQVEEYHVTVRARDEGSPALSVSKTLFVRLLDVNDNAPTFTQSIYTMGMSENEPAGRSLGRLSATDLDAGENARVRYALVLPPTGTLASASFVSVDAESGTVRSLRPLDYEKVRAFEVTVRAADGGSPPLSAQAVLRVVVRDENDNAPVLLHPAPDSSAAGELVPRWAPSGYLVAKVVAVDADAGQNAWLSYELAKATEPGLFRVGLHSGEVRTARAVTERDAARQRLIVLVRDRGQPPRSATATLAVALVDDFSDAFHQLGHDPASGEQPQVAEEEMLTTYLIASLCCISSLFLLSILVLTANTLCKARVRAELSPPSPSCYADGDFASDGVGVGGTDTLSPAYRYEMCLTSGSGSSEIRFLKPVLPSPHSNAEAGLDKDEEPLYHSQTACDREAQPGSAATPFSCQTGQ comes from the coding sequence ATGAAGCTGATGAAGAGCGAGGAGCCGCTCCCGGGGCGAGCGGTGGCTCTGATCCTTCTCCTCTGCGTCCCGGGGATGAGAGCAGAACCCGCTCGGTACTCTGTGCCCGAAGAGGCGGAGAAAGGCTCTTTTGTGGCGAATATCGCTAAAGATTTGGGACTGACCGGTGAGGAATTATTGGCTCGTCAGGCTCGACTCGTtcctgaaggagaaaagcagtaTCTTCAGCTTAACCAGCACACCGGGGATTTGGTGGTGAGAGAGCAAATGGACCGGGAGGAGCTGTGTGGACAGAGCGAGCCCTGCTTGGTGCGTTTcgaggtgctgctggagagcccACTGCAGTCCTTCCGAGCTGAGGTAAGACTCACCGACATAAATGATCATGCTCCTGTGTTCCTAAATAAAGAGATAGTTTTAAAGATCCCGGAATCGACAATGCCTGGGACTCGGTTTTTGTTGGAAAGCGCTCACGATCCAGATGTGGGGAACAATAGTCTTCAGCATTATAGTATCAGCTCGAACGAGTATTTCCTTGTGTATACCCGGCGGCGGAGTGACGGCAGGAGGTATGCCGAGCTGGTGTTGGATCGAGCCCTGGACcgggagcagcaggcagaacTTGCTTTCAGCATCACGGCTGTGGATGGTGGGACTCCACCACGGTCTGGAACAGCCTTAATCCGCGTGGTAGTCCTGGATATAAATGACAACATCCCGGTATTTACCCAGAGTCTGTATAAAGTCTCCATAATGGAAAATAGCTTACAGGATGCCATAGTGGTGGTAGTGTCTGCTAGTGATTTAGACTCAGGCACAAACGGGGAAATAGTCTATTCCATAGTtcaaaattcagaggaaaatttcGAAACgtttaaaataaacccagagACAGGTCAGATTCGACTCAAAAAGCCTTTGGATTATGAAGAAACAAAGCTGTACGAGGTAGATGTCCAGGCCACAGATGGAGGGGGCCTGTCCACGCATTGCAAGGTGGAGGTGCAAGTGAAGGACGTGAACGATAATGCCCCCGAGGTGATCATCACCTCGTTCACCAGCACCCTCTCCGAAGCCGCCCCTCTGAACACCGTGGTGGCCCTCTTCAATGTGCGGGACCGAGATTCGGGGGACAATGGCAGGACGACCTGCGAGCTGACAGGGGAGCAACCCTTCAGGATCACGCTGCTGGCAGCCGACGCGTACGCGCTGGTGACATCAGAGACACTGGACCGGGAGCAGGTGGAGGAATACCATGTGACAGTGCGAGCCCGCGACGAGGGCTCCCCCGCCCTCTCGGTGTCCAAGACCCTGTTCGTTCGGCTCTTGGATGTGAACGACAATGCACCCACCTTCACCCAGTCCATTTACACCATGGGGATGAGCGAAAACGAGCCCGCGGGGAGGAGCCTGGGCCGCCTCAGTGCCACGGACCTTGACGCGGGAGAAAACGCCCGCGTGAGATACGCGCTAGTGCTGCCACCAACAGGCACCCTCGCCTCGGCATCATTTGTGTCAGTGGACGCGGAGAGTGGAACCGTCCGGAGTTTGCGCCCGCTGGACTACGAGAAGGTGCGCGCCTTCGAGGTGACAGTGCGCGCAGCCGACGGCGGCTCGCCGCCGCTCAGCGCCCAGGCCGTGCTACGCGTAGTCGTGCGGGACGAGAACGATAACGCGCCCGTGCTGCTGCACCCGGCCCCCGACAGCAGCGCGGCCGGAGAGCTGGTGCCGCGCTGGGCGCCCTCCGGCTACCTGGTGGCCAAGGTGGTGGCGGTGGACGCGGACGCGGGGCAGAACGCGTGGCTGTCCTACGAGCTGGCCAAGGCGACGGAGCCGGGGCTGTTCCGCGTGGGGCTGCACAGCGGCGAGGTGCGCACGGCGCGGGCCGTGACAGAGAGGGACGCGGCCCGGCAGAGGCTCATTGTGCTGGTGCGGGACCGCGGGCAGCCGCCGCGCTCCGCCACTGCCACCCTCGCCGTCGCACTGGTGGACGATTTCTCCGATGCCTTCCACCAGCTTGGCCACGATCCTGCAAGCGGAGAGCAGCCGCAGGTGGCCGAGGAGGAAATGCTCACCACTTACCTCATtgcctccctgtgctgcatCTCGTCCCTTTTTCTCTTGTCCATCCTCGTCTTGACGGCGAACACGCTCTGCAAAGCTCGTGTCCGGGCAGaactttctcctccctcccccagttGCTACGCTGACGGAGACTTCGCCAGCGACGGCGTGGGCGTGGGCGGCACGGACACTCTGTCGCCGGCTTACCGCTACGAAATGTGTCTGACCAGCGGCTCGGGAAGTAGCGAAATCCGGTTCCTGAAGCCCGTTCTGCCCAGCCCGCATAGCAATGCTGAGGCGGGGCTGGACAAGGACGAGGAGCCGCTATACCACTCGCAGACCGCCTGCGACAGGGAAGCCCAACCGGGGAGCGCAGCCACTCCTTTCAGCTGCCAGACTGGCCAGTAG
- the LOC120410736 gene encoding protocadherin beta-15-like: MAIARQVLCLCAFLSVPHARAEPIRYSVAEEAESGSLVGKLAEDAGLTPEQLSARRARLVSEDGRQHFRLDRASGRLVVAGRLDREELCGHSGTCMLPFELLLANPLQFFRVEVALEDINDHSPVFPDERVNFKIPETSDPGSRFPLEGARDLDIGSNNIQTYSISPENGYFSVSFGSRSEDDKYIELVLEKPLDREEQAEMGFSLIAVDGGSPPKSGATEVKIVILDVNDNAPIFTQELYIGQVLENMPEGSVVLTVLATDQDAGVNGDISYQLSQAVGQSNSAFVIDPITGEIKLTKPLDFEDSEHHEFRVRATDGGGLSAICKVLVEVVDVNDNAPELVVSSFSSPLPENTAPGTVVALFTVRDRDSGANGKISCALEDQLFFSLRPAYKNYYEVVTVSALDREETAQYILTVTAADAGSPPLTTTQTFTVDISDVNDNAPVFNQTSYTMYVRENNVPTVFVGAVSAADADVGLNAKVTYSLAPVEPAERPSCSCISVNSENGHVFVLRPLDYEQLRQSEVTVSASDAGSPPLRANVTLRLVVLDENDNAPLVLYPAQDSSPPSSELVPVSAEAGYLVTKVVAVDADSGQNSWLSYHLLRASDPGLFTVSAQSGEVRLRRPVTERDTVKQKLVVLVRDNGKPPLSATAALSALVLKDFSDVRLPPSSAAAEDEGGSLTTYLIISLVFVSLLFLISTAVFVARKVCKRQELKAGHVLYGGDNLQSGLADAAAAGTLPHAYCYEISLTTGSGNSEFKFLKPILPSLPPQHSAVGQGPDDEQDFPCVPVSAEDMAPDNPGTLSAGHFNTLSFN; the protein is encoded by the coding sequence aTGGCGATCGCAAGGCAAGTGCTTTGTCTGTGTGCTTTCCTGTCCGTGCCGCACGCTCGCGCCGAGCCCATCCGCTACTCCGTAGCCGAGGAGGCGGAAAGCGGCTCCCTGGTTGGCAAGCTGGCGGAGGACGCGGGGCTCACGCCGGAGCAGCTCTCGGCTCGCCGCGCCCGCCTGGTCTCGGAGGACGGGCGGCAGCATTTTCGCTTAGACCGCGCCTCCGGCCGCCTCGTCGTGGCGGGGAGGCTGGACCGGGAGGAGCTGTGCGGCCACTCCGGCACCTGCATGCTCCCCTTCGAGCTGCTGCTCGCCAACCCCCTGCAGTTCTTTCGGGTGGAGGTGGCTCTGGAAGACATCAATGACCATTCACCCGTTTTTCCAGACGAACGAGTTAATTTTAAGATCCCCGAAACAAGTGACCCGGGTTCGCGTTTCCCTCTGGAGGGTGCTCGGGATCTCGATATTGGCAGCAATAATATCCAGACATACAGCATCTCTCCCGAGAACGGATACTTTAGTGTCTCCTTTGGCAGTCGGAGTGAAGATGACAAATATATTGAACTGGTCTTGGAAAAGCCACTAGACAGAGAGGAACAGGCAGAGATGGGTTTCAGTCTCATTGCTGTAGATGGGGGCTCTCCTCCCAAAAGTGGGGCCACTGAAGTGAAAATTGTCATTCTAGATGTAAATGACAATGCTCCCATCTTCACACAAGAGTTGTACATTGGACAGGTATTAGAGAACATGCCAGAAGGCTCTGTGGTTCTGACTGTGCTGGCAACAGATCAGGATGCTGGAGTTAATGGAGACATTTCCTATCAACTCAGCCAGGCAGTGGGCCAGAGCAACTCAGCGTTTGTGATTGATCCCATAACCGGTGAAATTAAACTCACAAAACCTCTGGACTTCGAGGATTCAGAGCATCATGAATTCCGTGTGAGGGCCACAGATGGTGGGGGACTCTCAGCAATCTGCAAAGTGTTGGTGGAGGTGGTGGATGTGAATGACAATGCCCCAGAGCTGGTGGTCAGTTCCTTCAGCAGTCCCCTCCCTGAGAACACAGCGCCCGGCACGGTGGTTGCCCTCTTTACGGTCAGGGACCGGGATTCTGGTGCCAACGGGAAGATCTCCTGTGCCCTCGAGGATCAGCTCTTCTTCTCCCTGCGGCCAGCCTATAAGAATTATTATGAGGTGGTGACAGTGAGCGCGCTGGACCGTGAGGAGACGGCTCAGTACATCCTgactgtcacagcagcagatgCGGGGTCCCCTCCCCTCACTACCACGCAGACCTTCACTGTGGACATCTCGGATGTGAATGACAATGCCCCTGTGTTCAACCAGACGTCATACACCATGTATGTGCGTGAGAACAACGTCCCCACGGTGTTTGTTGGAGCCGTCAGTGCTGCAGATGCTGACGTGGGGCTCAATGCCAAGGTGACCTATTCCCTGGCCCCAGTCGAACCGGCAGAGCGgccttcctgctcctgcatctCTGTGAACTCCGAGAACGGACACGTCTTTGTGCTGCGGCCCCTGGACTACGAGCAGTTGAGGCAGAGCGAGGTCACAGTCAGTGCCTCTGACGCGGGGTCTCCTCCCCTCAGAGCCAACGTCACCCTCCGCCTTGTCGTGCTGGACGAGAATGACAATGCCCCGCTCGTGCTCTACCCAGCCCAGGACAGCAGCCCACCGTCCAGTGAGCTGGTGCCCGTGTCGGCTGAGGCGGGCTACCTCGTCACCAAAGTGGTGGCCGTGGATGCCGACTCGGGACAGAACTCGTGGCTCTCGTACCACCTGCTGAGGGCCAGCGACCCCGGGCTGTTTACGGTGAGTGCCCAAAGCGGGGAGGTGCGTCTGAGGAGGCCGGTGACAGAGAGAGACACCGTGAAGCAGAAGCTCGTTGTCCTGGTGAGAGACAACGGGAAGCCCCCACTGTCAGCCACCGCAGCTCTGAGCGCACTCGTGCTCAAGGACTTCTCAGACGTGCGCCTCCCGCCCAGCAGTGCGGCCGCAGAGGATGAGGGCGGCTCCCTGACCACCTATTTAATCATTTCCTTGGTCTTTGTCTCActcctcttcctcatctccACCGCCGTCTTTGTCGCTCGCAAGGTGTGCAAGAGACAGGAGCTGAAGGCTGGCCATGTGCTTTATGGTGGCGACAACTTGCAGAGCGGCCTGGCCGATGCAGCCGCTGCAGGGACCCTGCCCCACGCCTATTGCTACGAGATCAGCCTCACAACGGGCTCGGGCAACAGCGAGTTCAAATTCCTCAAGCCCATCCTCCCCAGCCTGCCACCACAGCACAGCGCCGTGGGCCAGGGCCCTGATGATGAACAGGATTtcccctgtgtccctgtgagCGCAGAGGACATGGCACCAGACAACCCTGGGACTCTCTCTGCAGGACACTTCAACACTCTTTCCTTTAACTAG
- the LOC109951001 gene encoding protocadherin beta-15-like, which yields MAIARQVLCLCAFLSVPPARAEPIRYSVAEEAESGSLVGKLAEDAGLTPEQLSARRARLVSEDGRQHFRLDRASGRLVVAGRLDREELCGHSGTCMLPFELLLANPLQYFRVEVALEDINDHSPVFPEEQVIFRIPETSDPGSRFPLEGARDLDIGSNNIQAYSISPENEYFNVSYGSRITGKKYLELVLEKPLDREEQAEMGFSLIAVDGGSPPRSGTIEISIVILDVNDNAPIFTQEQYIGKVLENMPEGSVVLSVLATDQDAEVNGDISYQLRQAVGQSNSAFVIDPITGEIKLTKPLDFEAAETHELNVRATDGGGLSAICKVLVEVVDVNDNAPELVVSSFSSPLPENTAPGTVVALFTVRDRDSGANGKISCALEDQLFFSLRPAFKNYYEVVTVSALDREETAQYILTVTAADAGSPPLTTTQTFTVDISDVNDNAPVFNQTSYTMYVRENNVPTVFVGAVSAADADVGLNAKVTYSLAPVEPAERPSCSCISVNSENGHVFVLRPLDYEQLRQSEVTVSASDAGSPPLRANVTLRLVVLDENDNAPLVLYPAQDSSPPSSELVPVSAEAGYLVTKVVAVDADSGQNSWLSYHLLRASDPGLFTVSAQSGEVRLRRPVTERDTVKQKLVVLVRDNGKPPLSATAALSALVLKDFSDVRLPPSSAATEDEGGSLTTYLIISLVFVSLLFLISTAVFVARKVCKRQELKAGHVLYGGDNLQSGLADAAAAGTLPHAYCYEISLTTGSGNSEFKFLKPILPSLPPQHSAVGQGPDDEQDFPCVPVSTEDMAPDDPGTLSAGHFNTLSFN from the coding sequence aTGGCGATCGCAAGGCAAGTGCTTTGTCTGTGTGCTTTCCTGTCCGTGCCGCCCGCTCGCGCCGAGCCCATCCGCTACTCCGTAGCCGAGGAGGCGGAAAGCGGCTCCCTGGTTGGCAAGCTGGCGGAGGACGCGGGGCTCACGCCGGAGCAGCTCTCGGCTCGCCGCGCCCGCCTGGTCTCGGAGGACGGGCGGCAGCATTTTCGCTTAGACCGCGCCTCCGGCCGCCTCGTCGTGGCGGGGAGGCTGGACCGGGAGGAGCTGTGCGGCCACTCCGGCACCTGCATGCTCCCCTTCGAGCTGCTGCTCGCCAACCCCCTGCAGTATTTTCGGGTGGAGGTGGCTCTGGAAGACATCAATGACCATTCACCCGTTTTCCCTGAGGAACAAGTCATCTTTAGGATTCCCGAAACAAGCGACCCGGGTTCGCGTTTCCCACTGGAGGGTGCTCGGGACCTTGATATTGGCAGCAATAATATCCAGGCATACAGCATCTCTCCCGAGAACGAGTACTTTAATGTCTCCTATGGGAGTCGGATTACAGGCAAGAAGTATCTTGAACTTGTTTTGGAAAAGCCACTAGACAGAGAGGAACAGGCAGAGATGGGTTTCAGTCTCATTGCTGTAGATGGGGGCTCTCCCCCTAGAAGTGGGACCATCGAGATTTCTATTGTCATTCTAGATGTAAACGACAATGCTCCCATCTTCACACAAGAGCAGTACATAGGGAAGGTTCTGGAGAACATGCCAGAAGGCTCTGTGGTTCTGAGTGTGCTGGCAACAGATCAGGATGCTGAAGTTAATGGGGACATTTCCTATCAACTCAGACAGGCAGTGGGCCAGAGCAACTCAGCGTTTGTGATTGATCCCATAACCGGTGAAATTAAACTCACAAAACCTCTGGACTTCGAGGCGGCAGAGACTCACGAGCTCAATGTGAGGGCCACAGATGGAGGGGGACTCTCAGCAATCTGCAAAGTGTTGGTGGAGGTGGTGGATGTGAATGACAATGCCCCAGAGCTGGTGGTCAGTTCCTTCAGCAGTCCCCTCCCCGAGAACACAGCGCCCGGCACGGTGGTTGCCCTCTTTACGGTCAGGGACCGGGATTCTGGTGCCAACGGGAAGATCTCCTGTGCCCTCGAGGATCAGCTCTTCTTCTCCCTGCGGCCAGCCTTTAAGAATTACTATGAGGTGGTGACAGTGAGCGCGCTGGACCGCGAGGAGACGGCTCAGTACATCCTgactgtcacagcagcagatgCGGGGTCCCCTCCCCTCACTACCACGCAGACCTTCACTGTGGACATCTCGGATGTCAATGACAATGCCCCTGTGTTCAACCAGACGTCATACACCATGTATGTGCGTGAGAACAACGTCCCCACGGTGTTTGTTGGAGCCGTCAGTGCTGCAGATGCTGACGTGGGGCTCAATGCCAAGGTGACCTATTCCCTGGCCCCAGTCGAACCGGCAGAGCGgccttcctgctcctgcatctCTGTGAACTCCGAGAACGGACACGTCTTTGTGCTGCGGCCCCTGGACTACGAGCAGTTGAGGCAGAGCGAGGTCACAGTCAGTGCCTCTGACGCGGGGTCTCCTCCCCTCAGAGCCAACGTCACCCTCCGCCTTGTCGTGCTGGACGAGAATGACAATGCCCCGCTCGTGCTCTACCCAGCCCAGGACAGCAGCCCACCGTCCAGTGAGCTGGTGCCCGTGTCGGCTGAGGCGGGCTACCTCGTCACCAAAGTGGTGGCCGTGGATGCCGACTCGGGACAGAACTCGTGGCTCTCGTACCACCTGCTGAGGGCCAGCGACCCCGGGCTGTTTACGGTGAGTGCCCAAAGCGGGGAGGTGCGTCTGAGGAGGCCGGTGACAGAGAGAGACACCGTGAAGCAGAAGCTCGTTGTCCTGGTGAGAGACAACGGGAAGCCCCCACTGTCAGCCACCGCAGCTCTGAGCGCACTCGTGCTCAAGGACTTCTCAGACGTGCGCCTCCCGCCCAGCAGTGCGGCCACAGAGGATGAGGGCGGCTCCCTGACCACCTATTTAATCATTTCCTTGGTCTTTGTCTCActcctcttcctcatctccACCGCCGTCTTTGTCGCTCGCAAGGTGTGCAAGAGACAGGAGCTGAAGGCTGGCCATGTGCTTTATGGTGGCGACAACTTGCAGAGCGGCCTGGCCGATGCAGCCGCTGCAGGGACCCTGCCCCACGCCTATTGCTACGAGATCAGCCTCACAACGGGCTCGGGCAACAGCGAGTTCAAATTCCTCAAGCCCATCCTCCCCAGCCTGCCACCACAGCACAGCGCCGTGGGCCAGGGCCCTGATGATGAACAGGATTtcccctgtgtccctgtgagCACAGAGGACATGGCACCAGACGACCCTGGGACTCTCTCTGCAGGACACTTCAACACTCTTTCCTTTAACTAG